One genomic segment of Vagococcus intermedius includes these proteins:
- a CDS encoding NYN domain-containing protein produces the protein MKRQILLVDGYNMIGAWPELVMLKNQEKLEDARDALLFKLSNYAKYEDIEVICVFDAQFVPGIQKEYQKYQVTVVFTKTDETADSYIERRAGELVSRITQVTVATSDLAEQWLIFSKGALRKSANELFRDIEQTKVKIEQETLEYRYANYRRNSPFDGKQLKELDKLLHDLSK, from the coding sequence GTGAAGCGTCAAATATTGTTAGTGGATGGATACAATATGATTGGGGCTTGGCCTGAGCTGGTTATGTTAAAAAACCAAGAAAAATTAGAAGATGCTAGAGATGCCTTACTTTTTAAATTATCGAATTACGCTAAATATGAGGATATTGAGGTTATTTGTGTGTTTGATGCACAATTTGTTCCAGGGATTCAAAAAGAATATCAAAAATATCAAGTCACTGTGGTTTTTACAAAAACAGATGAAACGGCAGATAGTTATATTGAGCGACGTGCGGGTGAGTTGGTGTCACGGATTACTCAAGTGACTGTAGCCACAAGTGATTTGGCTGAACAATGGTTAATTTTTTCTAAAGGAGCACTTAGAAAATCAGCTAATGAGCTATTTCGAGATATTGAGCAGACAAAGGTAAAGATAGAGCAAGAAACGTTAGAGTATCGTTATGCTAACTATCGTCGCAATAGTCCTTTTGATGGTAAGCAATTGAAAGAGTTAGACAAGCTATTGCATGATTTATCAAAATAA
- the rlmB gene encoding 23S rRNA (guanosine(2251)-2'-O)-methyltransferase RlmB — protein sequence MGKNFQGSGEKKKHRFDKGGKGKKRYTEEKPKRVEDVIVEAHAEADFVFGRYACIEAIRNKRGNKLFLQEDLKGPKVQELKELAAEMSVPVSWAPKAKLDKLTDGAVHQGMVLGITPFEYLEVDELIAKAKGEKEEPFLLILDGLEDPHNFGSILRTADATGVDGVIIPKHRAVGITSVVTKTSTGAVEHIPVARATNLKQAVTSLKEQGFWVFGTDMEGTDYRQWNVSGSIALIIGNEGKGMSQVLKKEVDQMLSIPMTGHVQSLNAGVAGGLLMYEVFRKRTS from the coding sequence ATGGGTAAAAATTTTCAAGGTTCAGGTGAAAAAAAAAAACACCGTTTTGACAAAGGTGGCAAGGGGAAAAAACGTTATACAGAAGAGAAGCCTAAAAGGGTGGAGGATGTCATCGTAGAGGCCCATGCGGAAGCTGATTTTGTTTTTGGTCGTTATGCTTGTATTGAGGCGATAAGAAATAAACGTGGGAATAAATTGTTTTTACAAGAAGATCTAAAGGGTCCGAAAGTTCAAGAATTAAAAGAATTGGCAGCGGAGATGTCAGTACCTGTCTCATGGGCACCTAAAGCTAAGTTAGATAAACTAACCGATGGAGCAGTTCATCAAGGGATGGTTTTAGGGATTACTCCGTTTGAATACTTGGAGGTAGATGAATTAATTGCAAAAGCTAAGGGAGAAAAAGAAGAACCCTTCTTATTAATTTTAGATGGTTTAGAAGATCCCCACAACTTTGGCTCTATTTTAAGAACAGCTGATGCTACAGGTGTAGATGGCGTAATTATTCCAAAACATCGTGCAGTAGGGATTACGTCAGTTGTCACAAAAACATCGACTGGTGCAGTTGAACATATTCCAGTGGCACGGGCGACTAACTTAAAACAAGCTGTGACATCACTTAAAGAGCAAGGTTTTTGGGTATTTGGAACTGATATGGAAGGAACAGATTACCGTCAGTGGAACGTTTCCGGTTCGATTGCTTTAATCATTGGTAATGAAGGCAAAGGAATGTCTCAGGTCTTGAAAAAAGAAGTAGATCAAATGTTATCAATTCCCATGACGGGTCATGTCCAAAGTCTAAATGCTGGAGTTGCTGGTGGCTTATTAATGTATGAGGTATTTCGTAAAAGAACGAGCTAG